A segment of the Desulfitobacterium dehalogenans ATCC 51507 genome:
ACGTACCAATCCCGAGAAGGGGCTTGATGTAGATCCCGGTTGGGTAGAAATTAGTTGGGAAGAGGCAATGGATACCGTCACTGAAAAAATTCGTGCGGCACAAGCTAAAGACCCTAGAAAATTGATGATGATGTACGGTTTTGCGGGCAATCTTCATGAGACTCCTTTTGTGAAACTATTTACAGCGATTTTTGGTACTCCGAATTATTCCATGAGCTGCGGACCCTTATGTGAAGTGCACCATGCTCCCGCCATGTTTAACGCAACCTTTGTTGACCGTATTGATGCCGGCCGGTGTAATTATTTGATTACTTTTGGCCGTAATTTAGGCGGTTCGGCAATGTTTGCGAGCGGGCCCGGACGCGCAATGGCTGACGCAGTTGATCGTGGAATGAAACTGGTGGTCTTTGATCCCCATGCGACTCCTGATGCTTCTAAAGGTGAATGGGTACCTATTCGCCCTGGTACCGATAATGCTGTGGGTATGGCAATGCTTCACGTTATTTTATATGAGCTTAATACATTTGACGTTGATGCAGTGAAAAATCGTTGCAATGGTCCTTACCTTATCGATAAACAAGGTGATTATGTTCGTCACCCGGAAAGTAACAAGCCTCTGATTTGGGATGAGGCAGACGGCAAAGCAAAAGTCTTTGACGACCCAACCTTAACCAATCCCGCTATCTTAGGCGAATACACTGTAAACGGTGTTTCGGCCTTTCCCGCCTTCGTTGCTATACGAGAAAGCGTAGCGACTGCAACTCCCGAATGGGCGGAGGAGATCTCCAGTGTACCGGCTGCAGATATTCGACGCATTACCAAGAATTTGGTAGAGGCCGCTTGTATCGGTTCTACAATTAATATTGACGGGTTTGAATTCCCTTACCGTCCTGTTGCAGTAACTGTGGGACGTGGCAGTGCCAACAATATGATGGGAATGAATTTCTATATTCTTGCTGACATTATCAATATGGTATTAGGAGCCATTGGTGTACCCGGTTCCTTGCTTCACGCCGCTGGCCCGAAATTTATTTTTGAAGACGGCATGATGCGTGAAAACCCGATTGCTTTTTACACTACCGATAGGGAAAAGAAATTTTCTATTCCTAACAATGATTATACAATGAAGCAATTCTATCCTTTGTCAAGATTCCCAGTCCTGGGTGCAACAATGGGTGCCATTCTTGATCCCCAAAAATATTATCTTGACTATGAACTTGAAGTTCTTTTCCCGCATGGTGCGAATCCTTTCCAAAATGATGCAGACTATGAAACAACGGCCAAGGCATTCCAAAAGGTTCCTTTCATCTTTACTGTTGGCTATCATTTGGACGAAACGTCAATGTTCTGCGATATTATTCTCCCCGAATGTTCCCATATGGAACGATATCAAAACCGTCCCATTAATGAAACCATGACAGTTGGCCTGGATAGCATTGCTTTGGACGGTCTGAACTATAAAGAGCCTGTGGTTGATTTAGTCTATAATACAAGACAATACGATGATGTTATCGTCGAACTTGCTGACCGTTTGGGGCTGACTCCTAAGCTAAACACTATCTACAACGGCTTCTATAAATTGTCGGGAGAATTCAGTCTGGATCCCGGTAAAAAGTATACCTACCCTGAAATGCTTGATATTCGGTTGAAGGGCTTTAGCGGCAGTGCCTCAAAGGGCGTGGAATACTTCCGTGAACATGGCTTCCTAATGAAAAATATACCTCTTAAGGAATGCTATGAATATTACTTCTTTAAAGGCAAAGGCAGGCTGCCACTCTACAATTGGCGTGATCTTTCTGCTGGCAGAGCATTGCAGCGCAGCCTTGACAAATATGGCGTAAAAGTCCCTGCCTGGGATAACCAGGAAGAAGCGATGAGGGAATATACTCCGGTACCCAAGTGGTTCGACAATCATCTAACCAACAA
Coding sequences within it:
- a CDS encoding molybdopterin-dependent oxidoreductase yields the protein MNTKSLANSLPKMSRRSFLKSSLAITGAAALGGGTAFAGTALAASGNPVPNGNAKWVKHYCGSCIWPNCGTEVKVVNGVAVEVRGNKEHPSNQGTLCPRGAAQLMNLYNPYRIKAPLKRTNPEKGLDVDPGWVEISWEEAMDTVTEKIRAAQAKDPRKLMMMYGFAGNLHETPFVKLFTAIFGTPNYSMSCGPLCEVHHAPAMFNATFVDRIDAGRCNYLITFGRNLGGSAMFASGPGRAMADAVDRGMKLVVFDPHATPDASKGEWVPIRPGTDNAVGMAMLHVILYELNTFDVDAVKNRCNGPYLIDKQGDYVRHPESNKPLIWDEADGKAKVFDDPTLTNPAILGEYTVNGVSAFPAFVAIRESVATATPEWAEEISSVPAADIRRITKNLVEAACIGSTINIDGFEFPYRPVAVTVGRGSANNMMGMNFYILADIINMVLGAIGVPGSLLHAAGPKFIFEDGMMRENPIAFYTTDREKKFSIPNNDYTMKQFYPLSRFPVLGATMGAILDPQKYYLDYELEVLFPHGANPFQNDADYETTAKAFQKVPFIFTVGYHLDETSMFCDIILPECSHMERYQNRPINETMTVGLDSIALDGLNYKEPVVDLVYNTRQYDDVIVELADRLGLTPKLNTIYNGFYKLSGEFSLDPGKKYTYPEMLDIRLKGFSGSASKGVEYFREHGFLMKNIPLKECYEYYFFKGKGRLPLYNWRDLSAGRALQRSLDKYGVKVPAWDNQEEAMREYTPVPKWFDNHLTNKSDEFDMTVANWKISPRSLGLGGQDDNVWLREVVETWEYDGLNIQINPVTAAAKGLKTGDKVIIESQHGGKVEGILQVTNLIHPEVVGFPAQGGRISQFMNPISRKGSNYNRLLTYKEGYVLSENGSVSVSSRVKISKAEVK